The Nitrosomonas sp. sh817 genome includes a window with the following:
- a CDS encoding LysR family transcriptional regulator, whose translation MEFLNDMALFVEVVRARSFRGAADIIGIPNSTLSRRISALEKMIGLRLLHRTTRKITLTEAGQIYFERCKRIVEEAKLAHEQLGEMLKQPSGVLRASLPVDFAVIYMTPLIAEFARLYPGIVFDFDLTSRRIDLVSEPFDVAIRIGEPENSQLIARPLGVLPVYLYASPRYLERAGEPAEPADLARHECLGLMKTGTWILHDGENTAKISIGSRFTLNSVGMICRLATLDMGIIMMMEKIVADDLARGRLRRVLPQWYGTPVSIYAVTETRLLPAKTQHFIKFLQEHLSKV comes from the coding sequence ATGGAATTTTTGAATGACATGGCCTTATTCGTGGAAGTTGTCAGGGCTAGGAGTTTTCGCGGGGCCGCCGATATTATTGGGATCCCGAACTCAACCCTATCGCGACGGATCAGTGCGCTGGAGAAGATGATCGGATTGCGTCTTTTGCATCGCACAACACGCAAGATCACATTAACCGAGGCTGGTCAGATTTATTTCGAGCGCTGTAAGCGCATCGTCGAGGAAGCCAAGCTCGCGCACGAGCAACTCGGCGAAATGCTCAAGCAGCCCAGTGGCGTGCTACGCGCTTCGTTGCCTGTAGATTTTGCCGTGATCTACATGACACCCTTAATCGCCGAATTTGCAAGACTATATCCGGGCATCGTCTTCGATTTCGATCTTACGTCACGGCGGATCGATCTGGTGAGTGAGCCTTTCGATGTAGCAATCCGCATTGGAGAACCGGAGAACTCGCAATTGATCGCGCGCCCATTGGGCGTGCTCCCTGTGTACCTATACGCTTCGCCTCGTTATCTTGAGCGTGCGGGAGAACCTGCCGAGCCAGCCGATTTGGCGCGCCATGAGTGTTTAGGTCTCATGAAGACTGGCACTTGGATATTGCACGATGGAGAGAACACCGCCAAAATTTCTATTGGCAGTCGATTCACACTCAACAGTGTCGGCATGATTTGCCGCTTGGCGACACTCGATATGGGCATCATCATGATGATGGAGAAAATTGTCGCTGATGATCTTGCGCGTGGGCGATTGCGTCGCGTACTTCCCCAATGGTACGGCACTCCAGTCTCCATCTACGCTGTTACGGAAACCCGATTACTGCCCGCAAAAACACAGCACTTTATTAAGTTCCTGCAGGAACATTTAAGTAAAGTTTAA
- a CDS encoding VOC family protein, producing the protein MKANAIGINHVALEVGDIEEAIKFYSDFLNFEVQEKNEMQASIYFGDQFINFIKNDNRQADQKRHVGIAVDNKELVRQTLEHMRVKFLSGSFLDFLDPWGNRIEITTYSKIQYTKADHVLRGMGLGHLKKTEEALAELNAKGLGPTQRDNS; encoded by the coding sequence ATGAAAGCAAATGCAATAGGTATAAATCACGTGGCATTAGAAGTTGGGGATATAGAGGAAGCCATAAAATTCTATAGCGATTTCTTGAATTTCGAAGTTCAGGAAAAAAATGAGATGCAAGCATCTATTTATTTTGGAGATCAATTTATCAATTTCATAAAAAATGATAATAGACAAGCCGATCAAAAGCGTCATGTTGGCATAGCAGTGGACAATAAGGAATTGGTGAGACAAACACTTGAGCATATGCGAGTTAAATTTCTAAGTGGCTCTTTTCTAGATTTTCTTGATCCTTGGGGAAATCGTATTGAAATAACGACGTATAGCAAGATTCAATACACTAAAGCTGATCATGTATTACGGGGAATGGGTCTGGGTCATCTTAAAAAAACTGAAGAGGCACTTGCAGAATTGAATGCAAAAGGTCTAGGACCTACTCAACGCGATAATAGTTAA
- a CDS encoding replication initiation factor has product MKKKINVLPESVASNKIEAAEPTQMTTSFSEEDRCEGEVEKDSTDALHQSDLSPEGTPPSNTVPNNSNREYFKFLRFGVDSLYLSYPGELLPEVDEELQELKQVAQSSELHEQALAQYPINEHIFEVKSSGKGFFPYVLRDNAFHIQLSRSRSIPFAYVQLSSAYLTHKAPLDAEKALHQVLKQLGTIEESANVSRIDLFVDFVTSENMESWDRHAWVTRAAAINTYSVEREFSGWMIGAGGVISCRLYNKTLEIKQSRKAYLLELWHKAGWNGYDPVWRLEFQLKREVLTQKGLGKLTEVMDNLNGLWSYATTEWLRLTLPNPEDKTRSRWPIHPLWGYLSSVDWQTDNNPLLPRFSSARIPSNEMIFRGALSSLTSFMAREQITNFDQGFAAYKLAFCQHFEEKSFNLGLSFDDFIKEKVAIKARQFNTILNRDIESEEKAKLDKSATEYRKQSDGE; this is encoded by the coding sequence ATGAAGAAAAAAATAAACGTTTTACCTGAATCTGTAGCATCTAATAAAATCGAAGCCGCCGAACCAACGCAGATGACGACGAGCTTCAGCGAGGAGGATAGATGCGAGGGAGAGGTGGAAAAAGATTCGACGGATGCGCTGCATCAGTCAGATTTATCCCCAGAGGGTACGCCACCTAGTAACACAGTACCCAATAACAGCAATAGAGAGTATTTCAAGTTTTTAAGGTTTGGAGTTGATAGTCTTTATTTATCCTATCCGGGGGAATTATTGCCGGAAGTGGATGAAGAGTTACAAGAACTAAAGCAGGTTGCGCAGTCGTCTGAGTTGCATGAGCAAGCGCTTGCCCAATATCCAATCAATGAGCATATCTTTGAAGTAAAAAGCAGCGGCAAAGGATTCTTTCCGTATGTGCTGAGAGATAATGCTTTCCACATTCAGCTATCCCGTAGCCGGTCTATTCCATTTGCTTATGTTCAGCTTTCCAGTGCATATCTGACGCATAAGGCGCCATTGGATGCGGAAAAGGCTTTACATCAGGTGCTAAAGCAACTGGGAACAATAGAAGAATCCGCCAATGTCAGCCGGATCGACCTGTTTGTGGACTTTGTCACTTCGGAAAATATGGAAAGCTGGGATCGTCATGCCTGGGTTACGCGTGCAGCAGCCATCAATACTTATTCGGTTGAGCGGGAATTCTCCGGCTGGATGATCGGGGCAGGGGGAGTTATCAGTTGCCGTTTGTATAACAAGACACTGGAAATAAAACAATCCAGGAAAGCTTATCTGCTCGAATTGTGGCATAAAGCCGGATGGAATGGATACGATCCGGTATGGCGGCTTGAATTTCAATTAAAACGGGAAGTACTCACGCAAAAGGGCTTAGGTAAGCTTACCGAGGTAATGGATAACCTCAACGGCTTATGGAGCTATGCCACCACCGAATGGCTACGGTTAACGCTACCCAATCCGGAAGATAAAACCCGTTCACGCTGGCCGATTCATCCATTATGGGGCTATTTATCATCGGTAGATTGGCAAACCGATAACAATCCTTTATTGCCACGTTTCAGTTCTGCACGGATTCCCAGCAATGAAATGATTTTCCGTGGTGCATTAAGTTCTCTTACTTCCTTCATGGCGCGCGAGCAAATCACAAACTTCGATCAGGGCTTTGCTGCCTATAAATTGGCTTTCTGTCAGCACTTCGAAGAAAAAAGTTTCAATCTGGGATTATCTTTCGATGATTTCATCAAAGAAAAGGTAGCCATTAAAGCGCGTCAGTTCAATACTATCCTGAATCGCGATATCGAATCCGAAGAAAAAGCCAAGCTGGATAAATCTGCCACTGAGTACCGGAAGCAGTCAGACGGTGAATAA
- a CDS encoding M1 family metallopeptidase, whose product MTPLVLFRAGLLLILASVISSNTLARPSPFKFNQIEYDMTVTIDPVKRTIEGVSMITVERPRELQLILGAAYEVTQAEFNDGPLGQGREQAGQPHIWNIPFHFRQQIQFLIRWHGVLDTLDTSLDHHQTLGKPLAVSGADGSFLPDGANWYPRIAGELAKYKVKIELPPGYKGLVAGRLAEESDTEEGYRAVFEFSQPAEGIDLMAGPYVIEMQTYHNIKQKPVQLRTYFHPQIHELAADYLDAVKQYLARYEAQIGEYAYSEFSVVSSPTPTGFGMPTLTYLGIDVLKLPFIRHTSLGHEVLHNWWGNGIYPDYRSGNWSEGLTTFMADHAYQEEQSEEAAREMRLGWLRDFAALQPGQDQPLTAFTSRTHDASKIVGYNKAAMLFFMLRDQLGSAMFQRGLQGLWATHRFKITPWSDLQKMFEIVSGQSLQPFFSQWLERSGAPDIAIAAAASSAVDSGYELTLMLTQSEPAYQLQVPVVVETGQGPVSHRLDLQQTQQTFTLKLSGTPQAVLLDPDLRLFRKLAPQEAPPILRDVMVHPATETLILSDKDDIRQLAAALAEKLQRRTPELLADDQTLTAAPAVIIGLQADIERWLEAQSLPGIPQAIAAKGSAQVWTVARPDGATLAVVSVADAAALEALLRPLPHYGRQSYLAFDSRQVIEKGVWPMQVQRRAIE is encoded by the coding sequence ATGACACCGTTAGTATTGTTCAGAGCCGGTTTGTTGCTGATTTTGGCGAGTGTTATCAGCAGCAATACATTGGCGCGTCCATCACCGTTCAAATTTAATCAGATCGAATATGATATGACGGTGACCATTGATCCCGTTAAACGCACGATCGAAGGCGTCAGCATGATTACCGTCGAACGGCCGCGGGAGTTGCAATTGATATTGGGCGCGGCGTACGAGGTCACGCAGGCGGAATTCAACGACGGTCCGCTAGGACAAGGGCGCGAGCAGGCCGGTCAACCGCATATCTGGAATATTCCTTTTCATTTCCGCCAGCAAATCCAGTTTCTGATCCGCTGGCACGGCGTTTTGGATACGCTCGATACATCACTCGATCATCATCAAACACTGGGAAAACCGCTTGCGGTTAGCGGTGCGGACGGGAGTTTTTTACCGGACGGCGCCAACTGGTATCCGCGCATAGCCGGTGAATTGGCCAAGTACAAAGTAAAAATCGAACTGCCGCCCGGCTACAAAGGTTTGGTCGCCGGGCGTTTGGCTGAAGAATCCGATACCGAAGAAGGCTATCGCGCGGTGTTTGAATTTTCCCAGCCCGCCGAGGGCATCGACTTGATGGCCGGGCCGTATGTAATCGAGATGCAAACCTATCACAACATCAAGCAGAAGCCGGTGCAATTGCGGACTTATTTTCATCCGCAAATCCACGAACTGGCGGCTGATTACCTGGATGCGGTGAAACAATATCTGGCGCGCTACGAGGCACAAATCGGCGAGTATGCTTACTCCGAATTCAGCGTGGTATCGAGTCCGACGCCGACAGGATTCGGTATGCCGACCCTGACTTATCTGGGTATCGACGTATTGAAACTGCCGTTTATCCGTCATACCTCATTAGGCCATGAAGTGCTGCACAATTGGTGGGGTAACGGGATTTATCCGGATTATCGCAGCGGTAACTGGTCGGAAGGCCTGACCACGTTCATGGCCGATCATGCGTATCAGGAAGAACAAAGCGAGGAAGCCGCGCGGGAAATGCGCCTGGGTTGGCTGCGCGATTTTGCCGCGTTGCAGCCGGGGCAGGATCAGCCGCTCACCGCATTCACTTCGCGCACGCATGATGCATCAAAGATCGTCGGTTATAACAAAGCGGCGATGTTATTTTTCATGCTGCGCGATCAATTAGGGTCAGCCATGTTCCAGCGCGGCTTGCAGGGATTGTGGGCTACGCACCGGTTTAAAATCACGCCGTGGAGCGATCTGCAAAAAATGTTTGAAATTGTTTCCGGGCAATCGTTGCAGCCGTTTTTTTCGCAATGGCTCGAACGTTCGGGGGCACCGGATATCGCAATCGCTGCGGCGGCGAGCAGCGCAGTGGATAGCGGTTATGAATTAACGCTGATGTTGACGCAATCGGAACCGGCGTATCAATTGCAAGTGCCGGTCGTGGTTGAAACCGGTCAAGGACCGGTCTCGCATCGGCTCGATTTGCAGCAAACGCAACAGACATTTACCTTAAAACTTTCCGGAACACCGCAAGCCGTGTTGCTCGATCCGGACCTGCGGCTGTTCCGGAAATTAGCACCGCAGGAAGCGCCACCGATCCTGCGCGATGTGATGGTGCATCCGGCAACGGAAACGCTGATCTTGTCGGACAAAGACGATATCCGGCAGCTTGCCGCAGCGCTTGCGGAAAAACTGCAACGCCGGACGCCGGAATTGCTCGCCGATGACCAAACGCTTACCGCCGCTCCGGCTGTAATTATCGGCCTGCAGGCGGATATCGAACGCTGGCTGGAAGCGCAATCGCTACCCGGCATTCCGCAAGCCATCGCGGCAAAAGGCAGCGCGCAAGTATGGACCGTCGCCCGGCCGGATGGTGCGACGCTGGCGGTGGTTTCCGTAGCCGACGCTGCCGCTCTCGAAGCTCTGTTGCGCCCGCTGCCGCATTACGGGCGCCAAAGCTACCTCGCTTTTGATAGCCGGCAAGTGATTGAAAAAGGTGTCTGGCCGATGCAGGTGCAGCGTAGGGCGATCGAATAA
- the purL gene encoding phosphoribosylformylglycinamidine synthase: MLQFCGGRALSPFRLEKLRQQFSALNIPIVEIDTEYWHFCPVTRDLQSDEMTALRKLLNHQPSRNLMPENGDFYLIVPRPGTISPWSSKATDIAHHCGLDAVERIERGIAYYLRCKSPLSAEEISRLKPLLHDRMTETVLASLDDADRLFQHFPPKPLNTVDVTGGGIDALRQANQAMGLALSADEIDYLLRHFQQVQRNPTDVELMMFAQANSEHCRHKIFNADWIIDGKPRNHSLFAMIRNTHQQHPQGTLVAYADNASVIEGADIDRFYPGNGQAYGYAREKTHVLMKVETHNHPTAISPFPGAATGVGGEIRDEGATGRGAKPKAGLCGFSVSNLNIPGFVQPWEVDRLGGQGSYGKPGRIASALQIMLEGPIGGAAFNNEFGRPNLAGYFRTFEERVGGEMRGYHKPVMLAGGIGQIADAHVRKEKFPPGALLIQLGGPGMLIGLGGSAASSMDTGANTEALDYDSVQRGNPEMQRRAQEVIDRCWQLQRSGMENPILFIHDVGAGGLSNAFPELVHDSGRGGRFDLRAVPSEETSMSPMQIWSNEAQERYVLAIKPESLELFQRICERERCPFAVVGEATADELLQVNDPQSSAPPVDMPLPVLLGKPPKMTRDVMHDCRVLPGLDWTDVELTDAVYRVLRLPAVACKTFLITIGDRSVGGLSARDQMVGPWQIPVADAAVTSMGYQTVLGEAFAIGERTPLALIDPAASARMAVGEAITNIAAAAIERIETVKLSANWMAAAGHRGEDAGLYDAVHTVGMELCPQLGISIPVGKDSMSMKTAWEESSERKEVTAPLSLIISAFATVSNVRQTLTPQLRTDCGETELILIDLGQGLNRLGGSALAQVYKQTGNLAPTIDGEFGAARLKAFFGAIQCLNQADLLLAYHDRSDGGLLVTLCEMAFAGHTGLTVNLDQLCFDPHSSDIDGSETRAGQLGGRFKERLLAVLFSEELGAVIQIAAAKRSEVMRILDEAGLRDHSFVIGHLNQSGEIRLMRDNKPVLAEKRVDLQRAWSETSYQMQNLRDNPVCAQQEFDRILDTDDPGLKIALRYEACDDIAAPFIQSGSRPSVAILREQGVNGHVEMAAAFDRAGFTAIDVHMSDIIAGRVSLKDFQGFVACGGFSYGDVLGAGEGWAKSILFNTRARDEFEAFFQRSGTFALGVCNGCQMMSNLQEIIPGASAWPRFKRNLSEQFEARFVMVEVQQSPSLFFDGMAGSRMPVTVAHGEGKAEFAAAEQVQQAANLVTLRYIDHRDQVTEIYPYNPNGSIQGITGLTTPDGRFNVLMPHPERVFRVTQHSWHPDARNDSAEDGSWIRLFRNARKWIG; encoded by the coding sequence ATGCTTCAATTTTGTGGTGGACGTGCGTTGTCGCCATTCCGGCTGGAAAAATTACGACAACAATTCAGCGCGTTAAATATTCCGATAGTTGAGATTGATACCGAATACTGGCATTTTTGCCCGGTAACACGCGATTTACAGAGCGATGAAATGACGGCATTGCGCAAGCTGTTGAATCATCAGCCATCGCGAAACCTTATGCCGGAAAACGGCGATTTCTATTTGATCGTGCCGCGTCCTGGCACGATTTCGCCGTGGTCGAGCAAAGCCACCGATATCGCGCATCATTGCGGGCTAGACGCGGTTGAGCGCATCGAACGTGGCATTGCGTATTACCTACGCTGCAAGTCTCCTTTATCCGCTGAAGAGATATCCCGGCTGAAACCATTGCTGCACGACCGCATGACCGAGACTGTGCTGGCGTCGTTGGACGATGCCGATCGGTTGTTTCAGCACTTTCCGCCGAAACCGCTGAATACCGTCGACGTGACCGGCGGCGGCATCGATGCGTTGCGGCAAGCGAATCAAGCGATGGGATTGGCGTTGTCGGCGGATGAAATCGATTATTTGCTGCGACATTTCCAGCAAGTGCAGCGCAATCCGACCGATGTCGAGTTAATGATGTTTGCGCAGGCCAATTCCGAGCACTGCCGCCATAAAATTTTCAACGCGGACTGGATCATCGACGGCAAGCCGCGTAATCATTCGTTGTTTGCGATGATACGCAACACCCATCAACAGCATCCGCAAGGCACCTTGGTGGCGTATGCCGACAATGCCAGCGTCATCGAAGGCGCGGACATCGACCGGTTTTATCCGGGAAACGGGCAAGCCTACGGTTATGCCCGCGAAAAAACGCATGTATTGATGAAAGTGGAAACGCATAACCATCCGACCGCGATTTCCCCATTTCCCGGCGCTGCAACCGGTGTCGGCGGAGAGATCCGCGATGAAGGCGCGACCGGACGAGGCGCGAAGCCGAAAGCCGGTTTGTGCGGTTTCTCGGTATCCAATCTGAATATTCCGGGTTTCGTACAACCGTGGGAGGTTGACCGGTTGGGAGGGCAAGGATCTTACGGCAAACCGGGGCGGATTGCGTCGGCGCTGCAAATCATGCTGGAAGGCCCGATCGGCGGCGCGGCGTTCAATAATGAATTTGGCCGCCCCAATCTGGCTGGCTATTTCCGCACCTTCGAAGAACGCGTTGGCGGCGAAATGCGAGGCTATCACAAACCGGTCATGCTGGCTGGCGGCATTGGTCAAATTGCGGATGCGCATGTGCGCAAGGAAAAATTTCCGCCGGGTGCATTGCTGATTCAATTGGGCGGCCCCGGCATGCTCATCGGTTTGGGCGGCAGCGCGGCTTCCAGCATGGATACCGGCGCGAATACCGAGGCACTGGATTACGATTCGGTGCAACGCGGTAACCCGGAAATGCAGCGGCGCGCGCAAGAGGTGATCGACCGTTGCTGGCAGTTACAGCGCAGCGGCATGGAAAATCCGATTTTGTTTATCCACGATGTCGGCGCGGGCGGTCTTTCCAATGCGTTTCCGGAACTGGTGCATGATTCCGGGCGCGGCGGGCGTTTCGACTTGCGCGCCGTGCCTTCGGAAGAAACCAGCATGTCGCCGATGCAGATCTGGAGCAACGAAGCGCAAGAACGTTATGTATTGGCGATCAAACCGGAATCGCTGGAGTTGTTTCAGCGCATTTGCGAACGCGAGCGTTGTCCGTTTGCCGTGGTCGGGGAGGCCACCGCCGATGAATTGCTGCAAGTGAATGATCCGCAGTCCTCGGCACCGCCGGTCGATATGCCGTTGCCGGTCTTGCTCGGCAAGCCGCCGAAAATGACGCGCGATGTGATGCACGATTGCCGGGTGCTGCCGGGGCTTGATTGGACCGATGTTGAATTAACCGATGCGGTTTACCGGGTATTGCGCTTGCCCGCGGTCGCTTGCAAGACTTTTTTAATTACCATTGGCGATCGCAGCGTCGGCGGATTATCGGCGCGCGATCAAATGGTGGGGCCTTGGCAGATTCCGGTGGCCGATGCCGCAGTGACCAGCATGGGCTATCAGACGGTGCTGGGTGAAGCCTTCGCTATCGGCGAGCGCACGCCGCTGGCGCTGATCGACCCGGCAGCGTCGGCGCGCATGGCGGTTGGTGAAGCGATAACCAATATCGCCGCAGCGGCCATCGAGCGTATTGAAACTGTCAAATTATCGGCCAACTGGATGGCGGCCGCCGGTCATCGCGGCGAAGACGCCGGATTGTACGATGCGGTTCATACCGTCGGCATGGAATTATGTCCGCAGCTTGGCATCAGCATTCCGGTCGGAAAAGATTCGATGTCGATGAAGACCGCATGGGAAGAATCGAGTGAGCGCAAGGAAGTGACCGCGCCGTTGTCGCTGATCATCTCGGCATTCGCGACAGTTTCCAATGTGCGTCAAACGCTGACGCCGCAATTGCGCACCGATTGCGGTGAAACCGAACTGATTCTGATCGACTTGGGGCAGGGATTGAACCGCCTCGGCGGTTCCGCGCTGGCGCAAGTCTACAAGCAGACCGGTAATCTGGCGCCGACCATCGACGGCGAATTCGGCGCGGCGCGGCTGAAAGCTTTTTTTGGCGCGATTCAATGCCTTAATCAGGCTGACTTGTTATTGGCGTATCACGATCGTTCCGATGGCGGTTTATTGGTGACGCTGTGTGAAATGGCATTTGCCGGCCATACCGGATTGACGGTCAATCTGGATCAATTATGTTTCGATCCGCACAGCAGCGACATCGACGGGTCGGAAACGCGCGCCGGACAGTTGGGCGGGCGTTTCAAGGAGCGTTTGCTGGCGGTATTGTTCAGCGAGGAACTGGGTGCGGTCATTCAAATTGCCGCCGCGAAACGCTCGGAAGTCATGCGGATCTTGGACGAAGCCGGCTTGCGCGATCATAGTTTTGTCATCGGCCACTTGAATCAATCCGGCGAGATCCGCCTGATGCGCGACAACAAACCGGTTTTGGCGGAGAAACGCGTGGATTTGCAGCGCGCCTGGTCGGAAACCAGCTATCAGATGCAAAATTTGCGTGACAATCCGGTGTGCGCGCAACAGGAATTCGATCGTATTCTGGATACGGACGATCCTGGTTTGAAGATTGCGTTGCGTTACGAAGCATGCGATGACATCGCAGCGCCATTTATTCAATCCGGTTCGCGTCCGTCGGTTGCGATCCTGCGCGAACAAGGCGTCAATGGTCACGTCGAAATGGCGGCAGCGTTCGATCGCGCCGGTTTTACCGCGATCGACGTGCATATGAGCGACATCATAGCCGGGCGTGTCTCGTTGAAGGATTTTCAGGGTTTTGTGGCTTGCGGTGGATTTTCGTACGGCGATGTGCTCGGCGCGGGTGAAGGCTGGGCCAAGTCAATTTTGTTCAATACGCGTGCGCGCGATGAATTCGAGGCATTCTTCCAGCGTTCCGGTACCTTTGCATTAGGCGTATGCAATGGCTGCCAAATGATGAGCAATTTGCAGGAGATCATCCCGGGCGCAAGCGCCTGGCCGCGATTTAAACGCAATTTGTCGGAACAATTTGAAGCGCGTTTTGTCATGGTAGAAGTGCAGCAAAGCCCATCGCTGTTTTTCGATGGCATGGCGGGAAGCCGCATGCCGGTCACGGTGGCGCATGGAGAAGGAAAAGCGGAATTTGCGGCTGCTGAGCAGGTGCAGCAAGCGGCTAATCTGGTGACACTGCGGTATATCGATCATCGCGATCAAGTCACGGAAATTTATCCGTATAATCCGAATGGCTCAATCCAAGGAATCACCGGTTTAACAACGCCGGATGGGCGTTTTAACGTATTGATGCCGCATCCGGAAAGAGTCTTCCGGGTGACGCAACATTCCTGGCATCCCGATGCACGCAATGACAGTGCGGAGGATGGTTCGTGGATACGCTTGTTCCGCAATGCGCGCAAATGGATCGGATAG
- a CDS encoding transporter: protein MTIYRHTLFVLVIVSKAGTAFATEGGGSIYPLGAEEYICCALPKPGVYGMLWGRHYSADKIRDNEGEVVSHPSFRVTASAIVPRVVWITPINIMGASLGFHTIMPIVNLNVKVAPEVFQNKTGIGDMTIGGVLGWQLSDKLHSVAALELFAPTGNYHKDNIANIGRNHWAIQPVLGITRIDPTGLNMGIKAMWTYNLQNKDTNYLSGQELIIDYTLGWGVGRGWVLGIGGYAYWQVTNDSQNGESVTNNKGRAYAIGPSIRYDSGRGWFITGKYQIDTAVRNRADGTAFWLKAVLPF from the coding sequence ATGACGATCTATAGGCACACACTTTTTGTGCTGGTAATAGTAAGTAAGGCTGGTACAGCATTTGCTACTGAAGGCGGAGGCAGTATTTATCCGCTTGGGGCTGAGGAATATATCTGTTGTGCGTTACCTAAACCCGGGGTTTACGGGATGCTGTGGGGACGGCATTACAGTGCTGATAAAATTCGTGATAATGAGGGAGAGGTTGTATCACACCCGTCTTTCAGGGTGACTGCCAGCGCTATTGTCCCTCGAGTTGTATGGATCACACCAATAAATATTATGGGGGCTTCATTAGGTTTTCACACGATCATGCCTATTGTGAACCTCAATGTTAAGGTTGCTCCGGAAGTTTTTCAAAATAAAACAGGTATCGGGGATATGACGATAGGAGGAGTATTAGGCTGGCAGCTCAGTGATAAATTACATAGCGTGGCTGCGCTTGAATTGTTTGCTCCAACTGGAAATTATCATAAGGATAACATTGCAAATATTGGCCGAAATCACTGGGCAATTCAACCTGTTCTTGGCATTACTCGTATTGATCCAACCGGCTTGAATATGGGTATCAAGGCGATGTGGACATATAATCTCCAAAATAAAGATACAAATTACCTGTCCGGACAAGAGCTTATTATTGACTATACCCTAGGCTGGGGGGTGGGAAGAGGCTGGGTATTAGGTATCGGTGGTTATGCTTACTGGCAGGTCACTAATGATTCCCAAAATGGCGAATCGGTTACAAATAATAAGGGGCGTGCTTATGCGATAGGTCCGTCAATACGTTACGATAGTGGACGGGGATGGTTCATTACCGGTAAATACCAAATAGATACGGCAGTCAGGAATCGCGCTGATGGAACTGCATTCTGGCTTAAAGCTGTTCTCCCATTCTGA
- a CDS encoding ChaN family lipoprotein: MANFLDHQGNRFLGFAVLALGLVLNPAHAVVTPSKKPASNQCVPLGDWVTPGSGKIPQQQVIARAAKAEVVLLGETHVNADHHRWQLQTLAALHAQRPDMVIGFEMFPRRVQAALDRWVAGELTEQEFLRASDWNHVWNTDPNLYLPLFHFARMNRIPMLALNIETKLRRQVAEKGFYGVPVEDREGLTRPAEPSQAYMDYLLPIYKQHDRRDKQGGEISQHDPDFRKFIDGQLLWDRAMAHVLQQAVNGSVTPGKPLVVGVMGSGHVLHGFGVPHQLQDLGVRNVSALLPWDGDKSCKQLVAGVADAVFGVLPHVPELIRPQFQRLGIRYEMGRGGAVVLQVEKNSIAEVAKLMESDVIVEMAGLSLQTTEDVINIVRRQAPGTWLPIKIKRDNQDMEIIAKFPPLKS, encoded by the coding sequence ATGGCAAATTTTCTTGATCATCAAGGTAATCGTTTTTTAGGTTTCGCGGTACTGGCATTGGGGCTGGTATTGAATCCGGCGCATGCCGTAGTGACGCCGTCGAAAAAACCGGCTTCGAATCAATGCGTGCCGTTGGGCGATTGGGTGACGCCGGGATCCGGCAAAATCCCGCAGCAGCAGGTGATTGCGCGCGCTGCGAAAGCGGAGGTGGTATTGCTAGGCGAAACGCATGTCAATGCTGACCATCACCGCTGGCAATTGCAAACATTGGCGGCATTGCATGCGCAACGTCCGGATATGGTCATCGGTTTTGAGATGTTTCCTCGCCGGGTGCAAGCGGCACTTGACCGCTGGGTTGCGGGTGAATTGACGGAACAGGAGTTTTTACGCGCGTCCGATTGGAATCATGTGTGGAATACCGATCCGAATTTGTATTTGCCGCTGTTTCATTTCGCGCGAATGAACCGGATTCCGATGCTGGCGCTGAATATTGAAACCAAGTTGCGCCGCCAGGTGGCGGAAAAAGGTTTTTACGGCGTGCCGGTCGAAGACCGCGAAGGTTTGACGCGCCCGGCCGAGCCGAGCCAGGCGTATATGGATTATTTGTTGCCGATTTACAAACAGCATGATCGGCGAGATAAACAGGGAGGGGAGATATCGCAACACGATCCCGATTTCCGCAAATTTATCGATGGTCAATTGCTGTGGGACCGGGCCATGGCGCATGTGTTGCAGCAAGCCGTCAACGGCTCCGTCACGCCGGGCAAACCGCTGGTTGTCGGTGTGATGGGCTCCGGTCATGTGCTGCACGGTTTCGGTGTGCCGCACCAATTGCAAGACTTAGGGGTCAGAAACGTTTCGGCGTTATTGCCTTGGGATGGCGATAAATCCTGCAAGCAACTGGTGGCCGGTGTTGCGGATGCGGTATTCGGCGTTTTGCCGCACGTTCCGGAATTAATCCGGCCGCAATTCCAGCGGCTTGGAATCCGCTATGAAATGGGGCGCGGCGGTGCAGTCGTTTTGCAGGTTGAAAAAAACAGTATTGCCGAAGTTGCCAAACTGATGGAATCCGACGTCATCGTGGAGATGGCCGGATTATCGCTGCAAACGACTGAAGACGTGATCAACATCGTGCGGCGGCAAGCGCCGGGAACCTGGCTGCCGATTAAAATTAAGCGCGATAATCAAGACATGGAAATTATCGCGAAATTTCCACCGCTCAAATCGTAA